The proteins below are encoded in one region of Lactuca sativa cultivar Salinas chromosome 3, Lsat_Salinas_v11, whole genome shotgun sequence:
- the LOC128133085 gene encoding uncharacterized protein LOC128133085, whose amino-acid sequence MPPNFFVSHALEEGQDWRAFMAGIATYPNFMVAWWDVDTVLLPIHSSPNHWLFGELRLASMEVHIYDSLGRGAYEKFQSEGIFSKFERRVANYLDKIKYWGRRNIPRIPLNMQFIYEENVPQQSSHLGDCGVFLCMFMEQLVSGQPIRVLIDPKNAALEFRLRMAKIIWGSSLAPL is encoded by the exons atgcctccaaatttttttgtttctcatgctttggaagaaggacaagattggagggcgtttatggctggtattgctacataccccaacttcatggttgcttggtgggatgttgatacg gtcttattgccgattcattcatcccctaatcattggctatttggggaactacgattagcgtcaatggaagtgcatatttatgacagtcttggtagaggtgcttatgaaaaattccaatccgaaggaatcttttccaaatttgaacgtcgggtggcaaattatttggacaagattaagtattgggggcggaggaacatcccaaggattccattgaatatgcaattcatttatgaagaaaacgttccccaacaaagtagtcatttgggagattgcggtgtttttctttgtatgtttatggagcaattggtttcaggtcaaccaatacgtgttcttattgacccaaagaacgcagctttagagttccgtctccggatggcaaaaattatttgggggtctagtcttgctcctctgtag
- the LOC111907797 gene encoding protein argonaute 4: protein MDPEKGNGDALPPPPPVPEDVVPMKAEPEKKKVMRVPMGRRGLATRGNKVQLLTNHFKVNVSNVDGHFFHYSVALFYEDGRPIDGKGIGRKVLDRVHETYGSELAGKEFAYDGEKSLFTVGALPRNKLEFTVVLENVTSNRNNGNASPGSPDNDKKRIRRSYQSKTFKVELSFAAKIPMQAIAQALRGQESENSMEALRVLDIILRQHAAKQGCLLVRQSFFHNDVKNFADVGGGVLGCRGFHSSFRTSQGGLSLNIDVSTTMIIQPGPVVEFLIANQNVKDPYSIDWAKAKRTLKNLRVKTSPTNTEYKITGLSEKPCNEQLFSLRQKTKDENGEFETLEVTVYDYFVNYRKIELRYSGELPCVNVGKPKRPTFFPLELCSLVSLQRYTKALNTMQRSSLVEKSRQKPQERMKVLTDALTLNKYHEEPLLKSCGISISNSFTQVEGRVLAAPKLKVGNGEDFFPRNGRWNFNNKKLVEPTKIERWAVVNFSARCNIQSLVKDLIKCGGLKGIKIDEPFDAFEESPQNRRAPPLVRVEKMFEMIMSKLPGAPQFLLCLLPERKNSDLYGPWKKKNLADFGIVTQCIAPMRVNDQYLTNVLLKINAKLGGLNSMLAVEHSPSIPLVSKVPTIILGMDVSHGSPGQSDIPSIAAVVSSRHWPLISRYRASVRTQSPKVEMIDSLFKKVSDTEDEGIMRELLLDFYTSSAKRKPDQIIIFRDGVSESQFNQVLNIELDQIIEACKFLDDKWNPKFLVIIAQKNHHTKFFQQGSPDNVQPGTVIDNKVCHPRNNDFYMCAHAGMIGTTRPTHYHVLYDEIGFSADDLQELVHSLSYVYQRSTTAISVVAPICYAHLAATQMSQFMKFEDHSETSSSHGGTGVTSAGAVAVPQLPKLQEAVANSMFFC, encoded by the exons ATGGATCCAGAGAAAGGAAATGGTGATGCATTGCCACCTCCTCCACCTGTCCCTGAAGATGTTGTTCCAATGAAAGCAGAGCCTGAAAAGAAGAAGGTGATGAGGGTGCCCATGGGGAGGCGTGGTCTGGCCACCAGAGGCAACAAAGTTCAACTGTTGACCAACCATTTCAAAGTCAACGTCTCTAATGTTGATGGACACTTCTTCCACTACAGT GTCGCACTTTTTTATGAGGATGGACGCCCAATAGATGGGAAAGGCATTGGAAGAAAAGTGCTTGATAGAGTCCACGAAACATATGGTTCTGAATTAGCAGGAAAGGAGTTTGCTTATGATGGTGAAAAAAGTTTGTTTACTGTTGGAGCTCTTCCAAGGAACAAACTTGAATTCACTGTTGTTCTTGAAAATGTCACTTCAAACCG TAACAATGGAAATGCAAGCCCTGGAAGCCCTGACAATGACAAGAAGAGAATCAGGCGTTCGTATCAATCAAAGACTTTCAAAGTGGAGCTGAGTTTTGCAGCCAAAATCCCAATGCAGGCAATTGCACAGGCTCTCAGAGGACAGGAATCTGAAAACTCCATGGAAGCCTTGAGGGTGCTTGATATCATCTTAAGACAACATGCAGCTAAACA AGGCTGTCTACTTGTTCGCCAATCTTTTTTCCacaacgatgtgaagaattttgcTGATGTCGGAGGTGGCGTTCTCGGATGCAGAGGATTCCATTCCAGTTTCCGCACATCCCAGGGTGGTCTATCCCTCAACATTG ATGTGTCTACTACCATGATCATCCAACCTGGGCCGGTGGTTGAGTTTCTGATTGCAAACCAAAACGTGAAAGATCCCTATTCTATTGACTGGGCAAAG GCAAAGCGTACACTGAAGAATCTGAGGGTGAAAACCAGCCCTACCAATACTGAGTACAAGATCACGGGTTTGAGTGAGAAGCCCTGCAACGAGCAGCT TTTTTCTCTGAGGCAAAAGACGAAAGATGAGAATGGTGAATTCGAGACTTTGGAAGTTACTGTTTATGACTATTTTGTGAATTATCGCAAGATCGAATTGCGGTATTCTGGTGAACTTCCATGTGTGAATGTTGGGAAGCCTAAAAGGCCAACTTTCTTCCCCCTTGAG CTGTGTTCATTGGTCTCTCTGCAACGCTACACAAAAGCACTCAACACAATGCAAAGATCCTCTTTGGTGGAGAAATCCAGACAAAAGCCTCAAGAAAGAATGAAGGTTTTAACCGAT GCACTAACACTCAATAAGTATCATGAGGAACCTTTGTTGAAATCATGTGGGATTTCAATAAGCAACAGCTTCACACAAGTGGAAGGCCGTGTTCTTGCAGCCCCAAAg TTGAAAGTGGGTAATGGTGAAGACTTCTTCCCGCGAAATGGACGCTGGAACTTTAACAACAAA AAACTTGTGGAGCCCACGAAAATCGAACGATGGGCTGTTGTGAACTTCTCTGCTCGCTGCAACATTCAGAGCTTAGTGAAAGATCTGATAAAATGTGGAGGATTAAAAGGAATC AAAATTGATGAGCCTTTTGATGCGTTTGAGGAGAGCCCACAAAACAGGAGGGCCCCACCTCTTGTTAGAGTTGAGAAAATGTTTGAAATGATAATGTCGAAGCTTCCTGGTGCCCCGCAGTTTCTACTCTGTTTGTTACCTGAAAGAAAGAACTCTGATCTTTATG GTCCATGGAAGAAGAAGAATCTGGCTGATTTTGGTATTGTGACCCAATGCATTGCTCCTATGAGAGTCAATGATCAGTACCTAACAAATGTCCTGCTTAAGATCAATGCTAAG CTTGGAGGTCTGAACTCGATGTTAGCTGTGGAGCATTCTCCTTCTATTCCACTTGTATCCAAGGTTCCCACAATCATTCTGGGCATGGATGTGTCTCATGGTTCACCCGGCCAATCTGATATTCCATCAATTGCTGCT GTTGTTAGTTCCCGACATTGGCCTTTGATCTCCCGTTATCGAGCTTCTGTGAGAACTCAATCTCCAAAGGTGGAGATGATAGATTCCTTGTTCAAGAAAGTTTCTGACACTGAGGATGAAGGCATAATGAG GGAGCTTCTCCTGGACTTCTATACAAGTTCAGCCAAACGTAAGCCAGACCAGATTATCATCTTCAG ggACGGTGTGAGCGAGTCGCAGTTCAACCAGGTGTTGAACATTGAACTGGACCAAATTATCGAG GCTTGCAAGTTCCTTGATGACAAGTGGAACCCAAAATTTCTTGTGATAATTGCTCAGAAGAATCACCACACCAAGTTTTTCCAGCAAGGCTCTCCAGATAATGTTCAACCTG GAACTGTGATAGATAACAAGGTCTGTCATCCTCGCAACAACGACTTCTACATGTGCGCACATGCTGGCATGATT GGGACAACCAGGCCCACTCATTACCATGTTCTGTATGATGAAATTGGGTTCTCAGCTGATGATCTTCAGGAGCTTGTCCACTCCCTCTCCTATGT tTACCAGAGAAGCACCACAGCCATATCTGTTG TTGCACCAATTTGTTACGCACATTTGGCAGCCACACAGATGTCTCAGTTCATGAAGTTTGAAGACCACTCGGAGACATCCTCCAGCCATGGCGGCACCGGGGTGACATCAGCTGGAGCAGTGGCGGTTCCTCAGTTGCCAAAACTTCAGGAGGCGGTTGCCAACTCCATGTTCTTCTGCTAA